The Amycolatopsis mongoliensis genome includes a window with the following:
- a CDS encoding sigma-54-dependent Fis family transcriptional regulator, whose protein sequence is MDQHGQRTVRERVLDGDVPLDAAGFRREIQTSWQRCRLVGVRPTGDEVPFRPELERPGRLARAAGPVLDRLAEQIEDGPVSILLADSEAQIIDRRTGHRELTDALDRALVSPGFYYAEEFTGTNGIGTALEAASPFVVSGAEHFRENLQEFTCIGSPLKHPITGNVEGVLDVTCRVGDGHGVMKPLVLAAVREIESRMYADASRREQLLLEHFLRANRRATSAVVSLNEDVVMANTAASALLDLSDQATLWDWACRLLGTGDECTGEVRLAGDVVVQARAARVGERGSMAGVVVEMRPHTRGDGRALAGRRSATRPHEPREDDTLPGRSMAARRLRDDVGAALTTDRPVLLCGEAGTGKLHVARHLHRRRAGQDPLTVLDAVVAQDDPAGWIAKLAKVLADGAVVLRHLDRLEPALVERVEAVVDAAAPGRVMATARTRGDSRLLDHFPFSVTVPALRFRTEDIADLAPALLAAHTSRRPVPRLSPGTIRTLAARDWPGNIRELESVLVTAAVRAMGSDIAQEHLPPEYRCATGKSSGSPLQRAERDILLETLVEARGNKLAAAERLGIARSTLYRKMRALGIDEKHLPTP, encoded by the coding sequence ATGGACCAGCACGGGCAGCGGACGGTACGCGAGCGCGTCCTCGATGGGGACGTCCCGCTCGACGCGGCCGGCTTCCGCCGGGAGATCCAGACTTCCTGGCAGCGGTGCCGGCTCGTCGGCGTCCGGCCCACCGGCGACGAGGTGCCCTTCCGCCCCGAGCTCGAGCGCCCCGGCCGGCTGGCCCGCGCGGCCGGTCCGGTCCTCGACCGGCTCGCCGAGCAGATCGAAGACGGCCCCGTCTCGATCCTGCTGGCCGACTCCGAAGCCCAGATCATCGACCGCCGGACCGGACACCGCGAGCTGACCGACGCGCTGGACCGGGCCCTGGTCTCACCGGGCTTCTACTACGCGGAGGAGTTCACCGGCACCAACGGCATCGGCACCGCGCTCGAGGCCGCGAGCCCGTTCGTGGTCTCGGGCGCGGAGCACTTCCGCGAGAACCTGCAGGAATTCACCTGCATCGGCTCGCCGCTCAAGCACCCGATCACCGGCAACGTCGAAGGCGTCCTCGACGTCACCTGCCGGGTCGGGGACGGCCACGGGGTGATGAAACCCCTCGTGCTGGCCGCCGTGCGCGAGATCGAGTCGCGGATGTACGCCGACGCCTCCCGGCGCGAGCAGTTGCTGCTGGAGCACTTCCTGCGCGCCAACCGGCGCGCGACCTCGGCCGTCGTCTCCCTCAACGAGGACGTCGTCATGGCGAACACGGCCGCCTCGGCCCTGCTCGACCTCTCCGACCAGGCGACGCTGTGGGACTGGGCGTGCCGCCTGCTCGGCACCGGTGACGAGTGCACCGGCGAAGTGCGGCTGGCCGGTGACGTCGTCGTGCAGGCGCGCGCCGCCCGGGTGGGGGAACGCGGCAGCATGGCCGGTGTCGTCGTCGAGATGCGCCCGCACACCCGCGGCGACGGACGCGCCCTCGCCGGACGCCGGTCGGCGACCCGGCCCCACGAACCGCGCGAGGACGACACCCTGCCCGGCCGCAGCATGGCCGCGCGCAGGCTGCGCGACGACGTCGGCGCGGCACTGACCACCGACCGGCCGGTGCTGCTGTGCGGCGAGGCCGGGACGGGAAAACTGCACGTCGCCCGCCACCTGCACCGGCGGCGCGCCGGGCAGGACCCCCTCACCGTGCTCGACGCCGTCGTCGCCCAGGACGACCCGGCGGGCTGGATCGCCAAGCTGGCGAAGGTGCTCGCCGACGGCGCCGTGGTCCTCCGGCACCTCGACCGGCTCGAGCCGGCGCTCGTCGAACGGGTGGAGGCGGTGGTCGACGCCGCCGCGCCCGGCCGGGTGATGGCCACCGCCCGCACCCGCGGCGACAGCCGGCTCCTCGATCACTTCCCGTTCTCCGTCACGGTGCCGGCGCTGCGGTTCCGCACCGAGGACATCGCCGACCTCGCGCCCGCGTTGCTGGCCGCGCACACCTCCCGGCGTCCGGTGCCCCGGCTGTCGCCGGGCACCATCCGGACGCTGGCGGCCCGGGACTGGCCGGGCAACATCCGCGAGCTGGAGTCGGTCCTGGTGACGGCCGCGGTGCGCGCGATGGGCTCCGACATCGCCCAGGAGCACCTGCCGCCCGAGTACCGCTGCGCGACCGGCAAGTCCAGCGGGTCGCCGCTGCAGCGTGCCGAGCGGGACATCCTGCTGGAAACGCTCGTCGAGGCCCGGGGCAACAAGCTCGCCGCGGCCGAACGGCTCGGCATCGCACGGTCCACTCTGTACCGGAAGATGCGGGCCCTCGGCATCGACGAGAAGCACCTCCCGACGCCTTAG
- a CDS encoding flavin-containing monooxygenase, which yields MTTTVSSESSADARSGEAKGDVLDVLVVGGGFSGLYQLDRLRDLGFDVKVWDAAGGLGGIWWWNCYPGARTDTVAHIYQFSHKGLWKDYDFAERYPDFTGVRDYFEYVDRKLNLTKDIEFDTTAAQAQWDEDRREWTVFSADGKAQKARTVLVATGFGAKPLYPDIPGIDTFAGECHHTARWPQNGLDLTGKRVVVIGTGASGVQVVQEAAHDAAQVTVFQRTPNLALPMRQRKLDGAENDSVRTGLPERFDARYKAFAGFDFSFLPENAADATDAERRATYERFWADGGFPLWLGMYQDLLADEEANRTFYDFWREKVHERVQDPATAELLAPARPPHPFGVKRPALEQDYFDVFNQDNVHLIDQNDEPVLEITPAGVVTKNGLIECDVIALATGFDSNRGGILGIDIQGVGGARLQDKWADRVDTFMGLSTSGFPNMLFLYGPQSPSGFCNGPTSAEYQGDIVVEFLEHVRAGGHTRFESATSAEKEWTAHVDELFDGSLFTKARSWYWGANVPGKPAQMLNYSGGVPAYFGKWDEVKAAGFTEFELG from the coding sequence ATGACGACAACGGTGTCTTCGGAGTCTTCGGCCGACGCCCGGAGCGGGGAAGCCAAGGGTGACGTTCTCGACGTGCTCGTGGTGGGTGGCGGGTTCTCCGGCCTCTACCAGCTCGACCGCCTGCGAGACCTCGGTTTCGACGTCAAGGTCTGGGACGCCGCCGGCGGCTTGGGCGGGATTTGGTGGTGGAACTGCTACCCGGGTGCCCGGACGGACACCGTCGCGCACATCTACCAGTTCTCCCACAAGGGTTTGTGGAAGGACTACGACTTCGCGGAGCGCTATCCCGACTTCACCGGCGTCCGCGACTACTTCGAGTACGTCGACCGGAAACTGAACCTGACCAAGGACATCGAGTTCGACACCACGGCCGCACAGGCGCAGTGGGACGAGGACCGTCGCGAATGGACGGTGTTCTCCGCGGACGGCAAGGCGCAGAAGGCGCGGACGGTCCTGGTCGCGACCGGGTTCGGGGCCAAGCCGCTCTACCCGGACATCCCCGGCATCGACACCTTCGCCGGCGAATGCCACCACACGGCGCGCTGGCCCCAGAACGGCCTCGACCTGACCGGCAAGCGCGTCGTCGTCATCGGGACCGGCGCCAGCGGCGTTCAGGTCGTCCAGGAAGCCGCCCACGACGCCGCGCAGGTCACCGTCTTCCAGCGCACGCCGAACCTCGCGCTGCCGATGCGGCAGCGCAAGCTCGACGGCGCCGAGAACGACTCGGTGCGCACCGGCCTGCCGGAGCGGTTCGACGCGCGGTACAAGGCCTTCGCGGGCTTCGACTTCAGCTTCCTGCCCGAGAACGCCGCCGACGCGACCGACGCCGAACGCCGTGCCACCTACGAGCGGTTCTGGGCCGACGGCGGGTTCCCGCTCTGGCTGGGCATGTACCAGGACCTGCTCGCCGACGAGGAGGCCAACCGCACCTTCTACGACTTCTGGCGCGAAAAGGTCCACGAGCGCGTGCAGGACCCGGCGACCGCCGAGCTGCTGGCGCCCGCGCGGCCGCCGCACCCCTTCGGCGTCAAGCGGCCCGCCCTGGAGCAGGACTACTTCGACGTGTTCAACCAGGACAACGTGCACCTGATCGACCAGAACGACGAACCGGTCCTCGAGATCACCCCGGCCGGGGTCGTGACGAAGAACGGGCTGATCGAGTGCGACGTCATCGCGCTGGCGACCGGGTTCGACAGCAACCGCGGCGGCATCCTCGGCATCGACATCCAAGGCGTCGGCGGTGCGCGGCTGCAGGACAAGTGGGCCGACCGCGTCGACACGTTCATGGGCCTGTCGACGAGCGGCTTCCCGAACATGCTGTTCCTCTACGGCCCGCAGAGCCCGTCCGGCTTCTGCAACGGCCCGACGTCGGCGGAGTACCAGGGCGACATCGTGGTCGAGTTCCTCGAGCACGTCCGCGCCGGGGGCCACACCCGGTTCGAGTCGGCCACCTCCGCCGAGAAGGAGTGGACCGCGCACGTCGACGAGCTGTTCGACGGCTCGCTGTTCACCAAGGCGCGGTCCTGGTACTGGGGCGCGAACGTCCCCGGCAAGCCGGCGCAGATGCTGAACTACTCCGGCGGTGTCCCGGCCTACTTCGGCAAGTGGGACGAGGTCAAGGCAGCCGGTTTCACGGAGTTCGAACTCGGCTGA
- a CDS encoding crotonase/enoyl-CoA hydratase family protein: MRFTTLTHRLDDGVLTVTLDRPDHLNAFTVEMADELEATFAGVNEQDDVRAVIVTGAGRAFCAGMDLNRPGNVFGLDEARRPTLDDMADLTDPDLRRVRDTGGRVTLAIHACRKPVIAAINGAAVGIGATMTLAMDARLAASRARIGFVFGRLGITPEAASTWFLPRIVGLPAALDLVYSADVLGAGEAAARGLVRSVHEPGDLLAAARELADRWTKGRSAVSTALTRQMMYRNAGRPHPADAHRVDSLAMFYTSIGDGAEGVAAFREKREPDFRASASKDLPPFYEKWF, encoded by the coding sequence ATGCGGTTCACCACGCTGACGCACCGACTGGACGACGGCGTCCTGACGGTCACCCTCGACCGGCCGGACCACCTCAACGCCTTCACCGTGGAGATGGCCGACGAGCTCGAAGCGACCTTTGCCGGAGTGAACGAGCAGGACGACGTCCGCGCGGTCATCGTCACCGGCGCCGGCCGGGCGTTCTGCGCCGGGATGGACCTGAACCGGCCCGGGAACGTGTTCGGCCTCGACGAAGCCCGCCGCCCCACCCTGGACGACATGGCCGACCTGACCGATCCGGATCTGCGCCGCGTCCGGGACACCGGCGGCCGCGTCACGCTCGCGATCCACGCGTGCCGCAAGCCGGTGATCGCGGCGATCAACGGCGCCGCGGTCGGGATCGGCGCGACCATGACCCTGGCGATGGACGCACGGCTGGCCGCCAGCCGTGCGCGCATCGGGTTCGTCTTCGGACGCCTGGGCATCACGCCCGAGGCGGCGTCGACGTGGTTCCTGCCGCGGATCGTCGGCCTCCCCGCCGCGCTCGATCTCGTGTACTCCGCCGACGTCCTCGGCGCCGGGGAAGCCGCCGCTCGCGGCTTGGTGCGGTCGGTCCACGAGCCGGGCGACTTGCTTGCGGCGGCACGAGAACTGGCTGATCGGTGGACGAAGGGACGGTCAGCGGTGAGCACGGCGCTCACCCGGCAGATGATGTACCGCAACGCCGGGCGGCCCCATCCCGCCGACGCGCACCGCGTCGACTCGCTCGCGATGTTCTACACCAGCATCGGCGACGGTGCGGAGGGCGTCGCCGCGTTCCGCGAGAAACGCGAACCGGATTTCCGTGCCAGTGCTTCGAAAGACCTGCCGCCGTTCTACGAAAAGTGGTTCTGA
- a CDS encoding SMP-30/gluconolactonase/LRE family protein — MTNRDVKVVAKGFTYLEGPRWHNGRLYFVDFYTHTVNALDAEGAIEQIAVVEHQPSGLGWLPDGRMLVVSMKDRRILRQEPDGTLAEHADISALCTGHANDMVVARNGRAYVGHFGFDLMGGADHEFASVVLVNPDGTARTVAEGLSFPNGMVITPDDRTLIVNELFGNRVSAFGIEADGSLGPRRDFAAYGDLGDEPSWHKRVEASTIVPDGLAMDAEGAVWVADCAHQRAVRIADGGEILDEVSTAPNGVFAVGLGGDDGKTLFLCVAPDFDEAARTAAREGELHAVRVEVPHAGTP, encoded by the coding sequence ATGACGAACCGGGACGTCAAGGTGGTGGCCAAGGGGTTCACCTACCTGGAGGGGCCGCGCTGGCACAACGGCCGGCTGTACTTCGTCGACTTCTACACGCACACGGTGAACGCGCTGGACGCAGAGGGCGCGATCGAGCAGATCGCGGTCGTCGAGCACCAGCCCTCCGGGCTCGGCTGGCTGCCCGACGGGCGAATGCTGGTCGTGTCCATGAAGGACCGCAGGATCCTGCGGCAGGAGCCCGACGGGACGCTGGCCGAGCACGCCGACATCTCGGCGCTGTGCACCGGCCACGCCAACGACATGGTGGTCGCCCGCAACGGCCGGGCCTATGTCGGCCACTTCGGCTTCGACCTCATGGGTGGGGCGGACCACGAGTTCGCGAGCGTGGTCCTGGTGAACCCCGACGGGACGGCGCGGACGGTCGCCGAGGGCCTGTCGTTCCCCAACGGCATGGTGATCACCCCGGACGACCGGACGCTGATCGTAAACGAGCTGTTCGGCAACCGGGTGTCGGCGTTCGGCATCGAGGCCGACGGCAGCCTGGGGCCGCGGCGGGACTTCGCGGCCTACGGCGACCTCGGCGACGAGCCCAGCTGGCACAAGCGGGTCGAGGCCTCGACGATCGTCCCCGACGGGCTGGCGATGGACGCCGAAGGCGCCGTCTGGGTCGCCGACTGCGCCCACCAGCGCGCCGTCCGGATCGCCGACGGCGGCGAGATCCTCGACGAGGTCAGCACCGCGCCCAACGGTGTCTTCGCGGTCGGGCTCGGCGGCGACGACGGGAAGACCCTGTTCCTGTGCGTCGCACCGGACTTCGACGAGGCGGCCCGCACAGCGGCGCGCGAGGGTGAGCTGCACGCCGTCCGCGTCGAGGTCCCGCACGCCGGGACTCCGTGA
- a CDS encoding long-chain-fatty-acid--CoA ligase, translating into MMDRPLLVSSLLHRAERVFGDRVNVSCAGGEVRREFTYRELGSAARRLAAALLELGVRPGTKIGSLAWNSDRHLAAYFGVPGIGAVLHTINQRMPAEHIVYSVNQAEDEVLLVDADLVPVVREILPATPAVKHVVDLGGFADLPGVRTWSFDTLLEEATELAEFPEFDERTASSICFTSGTTGLPKGVVYTHRSTVLHALAISAADGVAMSGHRAYLIACQMSHVHSWGAPHAGTLQGARLILPGPHPTPADFLRIITTQAPDVLVGAPAVAALIRDEYRKNPAAHDLSSLKTVWMGGQTPPAALADWWASVGASTANGWGMTETSPMGTFLNGRDTQGVQLPLFEIRIVDDTGRELPWDGRTTGELEARGPWVTGAYLGATGPSGSFHDGWLRTGDVAVISPAGALRIKDRAKDLIKSGGEWISSIELENHLMLHPAVDEAAVIGVPHEKWQERPVAWIVTSADVSDDELKDYIGAKFPRYWVPDAFVRVEAIPKTSVGKLDKMTMRTRQAAGTARQDTCAPAMLKA; encoded by the coding sequence ATGATGGATCGCCCCCTGCTCGTCAGCTCGCTGCTGCACCGGGCCGAGCGGGTCTTCGGCGACCGCGTGAACGTCAGCTGCGCCGGCGGCGAGGTCCGCCGGGAGTTCACCTACCGCGAGCTCGGCTCGGCCGCCCGCCGCCTCGCGGCCGCCCTGCTCGAACTCGGGGTCCGTCCCGGCACCAAGATCGGCTCGCTGGCCTGGAACAGCGACCGCCACCTGGCCGCCTACTTCGGCGTCCCCGGCATCGGCGCGGTACTGCACACGATCAACCAGCGCATGCCGGCCGAGCACATCGTGTACTCGGTGAACCAGGCCGAAGACGAAGTCCTGCTCGTCGACGCGGACCTCGTGCCGGTCGTCCGGGAGATCCTGCCCGCGACGCCGGCCGTCAAGCACGTCGTCGACCTCGGCGGCTTCGCCGACCTCCCCGGGGTACGGACCTGGTCGTTCGACACCCTCCTCGAGGAAGCCACCGAGCTGGCCGAGTTCCCGGAGTTCGACGAACGCACCGCGTCGTCGATCTGCTTCACCTCCGGCACGACCGGCCTGCCCAAGGGCGTCGTCTACACCCACCGCAGCACGGTCCTGCACGCCTTGGCGATCTCCGCCGCCGACGGCGTCGCGATGTCCGGCCACCGCGCCTACCTGATCGCCTGCCAGATGTCACACGTGCACAGCTGGGGCGCACCGCACGCGGGCACGCTGCAGGGCGCCCGCCTGATCCTCCCCGGCCCGCACCCCACCCCGGCCGACTTCCTCCGCATCATCACCACCCAAGCGCCGGACGTCCTCGTCGGCGCCCCCGCGGTCGCCGCGCTCATCCGCGACGAATACCGCAAGAACCCGGCCGCCCACGACTTGTCGTCCCTGAAGACGGTGTGGATGGGCGGCCAGACGCCTCCGGCGGCATTGGCCGACTGGTGGGCCTCCGTCGGTGCATCGACGGCGAACGGGTGGGGCATGACCGAGACGTCGCCGATGGGCACTTTCCTCAACGGCCGCGACACCCAGGGCGTGCAGCTACCGCTGTTCGAGATCCGGATCGTCGACGACACCGGGCGCGAACTGCCCTGGGACGGCCGCACGACCGGCGAACTCGAAGCCCGCGGTCCGTGGGTGACGGGCGCCTACCTCGGTGCGACGGGCCCGTCCGGGTCCTTCCACGACGGCTGGCTCCGCACCGGCGACGTCGCGGTCATCTCCCCCGCCGGCGCGCTCCGGATCAAGGACCGCGCCAAGGACCTGATCAAGAGCGGCGGCGAGTGGATCTCCTCCATCGAACTCGAGAACCACCTCATGCTGCACCCCGCAGTCGACGAAGCCGCGGTGATCGGTGTCCCGCACGAGAAGTGGCAGGAGCGCCCGGTGGCGTGGATCGTGACCTCCGCCGACGTCTCCGACGACGAGTTGAAGGACTACATCGGCGCGAAGTTCCCGCGCTACTGGGTGCCGGACGCGTTCGTCCGCGTCGAGGCGATCCCGAAGACCTCGGTGGGCAAGCTCGACAAGATGACCATGCGGACCCGGCAGGCAGCCGGAACAGCTCGTCAGGACACCTGCGCGCCCGCGATGCTCAAGGCGTAA
- a CDS encoding TetR/AcrR family transcriptional regulator has protein sequence MTDVRPVVSESVVLDVALTLFAERGFHGTALSQIAECLGIRTPSLYNHMRSKQDLLRAIVDETTATVLEEFHRATADGDWETRLREATRVYAYRHATHRREALVVNRDTDSLDEPHRSRLQSRRREHEHAFRAVIASGAAAGAFRVDSPALASFAIREMCVSIARWFREDGKLSAADVAEQYGRYALSIAGAQVS, from the coding sequence GTGACCGACGTCCGCCCGGTCGTGAGCGAGAGCGTGGTGCTCGACGTCGCCTTGACCCTCTTCGCCGAGCGCGGATTCCACGGCACCGCGCTGAGCCAGATCGCCGAGTGCCTCGGCATCCGCACCCCGAGCCTGTACAACCACATGCGGTCCAAACAGGACTTGCTGCGCGCGATCGTGGACGAGACCACGGCGACCGTGCTCGAGGAGTTCCACCGCGCGACCGCCGACGGCGACTGGGAGACGCGGCTGCGCGAGGCCACCCGGGTCTACGCCTACCGGCACGCGACCCACCGTCGCGAGGCCTTGGTGGTCAACCGCGACACGGATTCGCTCGACGAGCCCCACCGCAGCCGCCTGCAGAGCCGGCGCCGTGAGCATGAACACGCATTCCGGGCGGTCATCGCCTCGGGGGCCGCGGCGGGAGCTTTCCGGGTCGACTCGCCGGCGCTGGCGTCGTTCGCGATCCGGGAAATGTGCGTGAGCATCGCCCGGTGGTTCCGGGAGGACGGGAAGCTGTCCGCCGCCGACGTCGCGGAGCAGTACGGCCGTTACGCCTTGAGCATCGCGGGCGCGCAGGTGTCCTGA
- a CDS encoding LLM class flavin-dependent oxidoreductase, translating to MNRRGVVLRLRDRPAAELRRTCEVLDEAGCHTIFFEEDFTSCAAAAVLTKRVRVGCLTTSRDAPLVADAAETLDYLSDGRFILGVGPFSGGDGPYSDRAAAERVLEEVHARVPGLPVLVADADDVVTPLTKQLRTVDEASAWLAAVTP from the coding sequence GTGAACCGCCGCGGCGTCGTGCTGCGGCTGCGCGACCGGCCCGCGGCCGAACTGCGGCGCACCTGCGAAGTACTCGACGAAGCGGGCTGCCACACGATCTTCTTCGAGGAGGACTTCACGTCCTGCGCCGCCGCGGCAGTCCTGACCAAGCGGGTCCGCGTCGGCTGCCTGACCACCTCCCGCGACGCACCGCTCGTGGCGGACGCCGCCGAAACCCTCGACTACCTCAGCGATGGCCGCTTCATCCTCGGCGTAGGGCCGTTTTCCGGCGGCGACGGCCCCTACAGTGACCGGGCCGCGGCCGAAAGGGTGCTCGAAGAGGTGCATGCGCGGGTGCCCGGGCTTCCGGTGCTCGTGGCGGACGCCGACGACGTCGTGACACCGTTGACGAAACAGCTTCGGACCGTGGACGAGGCGTCCGCCTGGCTCGCCGCGGTGACGCCGTGA
- a CDS encoding (2Fe-2S)-binding protein — translation MKVEFTVNGDRQDVDVEPRRTLADALREDLGLTGTHVGCEHGVCGACTVLVDGEPVRACLMFAVQAEGSSVTTIEGMAGPDGTLHPLQEAFSTHHGLQCGFCTPGMLMSALDLLNREERPCRSRIREELSGNICRCTGYAGIVDAVEAAAEELATGAEPA, via the coding sequence ATGAAGGTCGAATTCACCGTCAACGGCGATCGCCAGGACGTCGACGTCGAACCGCGGCGCACCCTCGCCGACGCTCTTCGCGAGGACCTCGGGCTCACCGGCACCCACGTCGGGTGCGAGCACGGAGTCTGCGGCGCGTGCACGGTCCTGGTCGACGGCGAGCCGGTGCGCGCGTGCCTCATGTTCGCCGTCCAGGCGGAAGGCTCGTCGGTCACCACGATCGAGGGCATGGCCGGGCCGGACGGCACCCTGCACCCGCTGCAGGAAGCCTTCTCGACTCATCACGGGCTGCAGTGCGGCTTCTGCACCCCGGGCATGCTGATGTCCGCGCTCGACCTGCTCAACCGCGAGGAGCGCCCGTGCCGGTCGCGGATCCGCGAAGAGCTGTCGGGCAACATCTGCCGCTGCACCGGCTACGCGGGCATTGTTGACGCCGTCGAGGCCGCGGCGGAGGAGCTGGCCACCGGTGCGGAGCCGGCGTGA
- a CDS encoding FAD binding domain-containing protein translates to MKPAPFDYHRATSVRDAVQALADAAGDGKIIAGGQSLAPVLALRMARPKVLVDINRIPGLSTIVSVDGGVRIGALVRHARLVEQTGHPMLAEAARWIGHTAIRSRGTSGGSIAHADPAAELPVVAAALEATIHIAGPRGTRTSSAAEFCTGALETTLAEDEMVTAVDMPLPQRWGFAEFSRRHGDFGLVTVAAAEVGGHWRIAVGGVGSVPLRVEEAEQLLDAGAPVEQVAAAAAAATAPSSDIHASAGYRRAMTAEFVRRALVQEKERVAA, encoded by the coding sequence ATGAAACCCGCACCGTTCGACTACCACCGGGCCACCAGCGTCCGGGACGCCGTGCAGGCACTGGCCGACGCGGCAGGCGACGGCAAGATCATCGCCGGCGGGCAGAGCCTGGCGCCCGTGCTGGCGCTGCGCATGGCCCGGCCCAAGGTGCTCGTGGACATCAACCGGATTCCCGGCCTGTCCACGATCGTGTCCGTCGACGGTGGCGTCCGGATCGGGGCGCTGGTCCGCCACGCCCGCCTGGTCGAGCAGACCGGGCACCCGATGCTGGCCGAAGCCGCCCGCTGGATCGGGCACACGGCGATCCGCTCCCGGGGCACCAGCGGCGGCAGCATCGCCCACGCCGACCCCGCCGCCGAGCTGCCGGTGGTCGCCGCGGCGCTGGAAGCCACCATCCACATCGCCGGCCCGCGCGGCACCCGCACGAGCTCCGCGGCGGAGTTCTGCACCGGCGCCCTCGAAACCACGCTCGCCGAAGACGAGATGGTCACCGCCGTCGACATGCCGCTGCCCCAGCGGTGGGGGTTCGCGGAATTCTCCCGCCGGCACGGCGACTTCGGACTCGTCACGGTCGCCGCCGCCGAGGTCGGCGGGCACTGGCGGATCGCGGTCGGCGGGGTCGGCAGCGTCCCGTTGCGCGTCGAGGAAGCCGAACAGCTGCTCGACGCGGGCGCGCCCGTGGAGCAGGTCGCGGCGGCGGCAGCGGCCGCCACGGCACCGAGCTCCGACATCCACGCCTCGGCCGGCTACCGGCGTGCGATGACGGCGGAGTTCGTCCGCCGTGCCCTCGTCCAGGAGAAGGAGCGTGTCGCAGCATGA
- a CDS encoding enoyl-CoA hydratase: protein MITTEEQDGVGLIVLDRHGKRNALDVEHLDALRAAVEKLAGTARAIVVTGSGTSFCAGADLHGVYGDGFRKALYAALSAITAAPVPVIAAVNGPAIGAGTQLAIACDLRVADGTAVFAVPTARNGLAVDPWTVRRLALLAGGGPARALLLGADRLDAGRAHACGLADRLGPVADALAWAREIAEFAPLSLRYAKTALESLFEPQPGEPRLDELFESCWSSEDFAESRRAHAEKRAPRFRGR from the coding sequence ATGATCACCACCGAGGAACAGGACGGGGTCGGCCTGATCGTGCTCGACCGCCACGGAAAGCGCAACGCACTCGACGTCGAACATCTCGACGCGCTGCGTGCCGCGGTCGAGAAGCTCGCCGGCACGGCCCGGGCGATCGTCGTGACGGGCTCCGGCACCAGCTTCTGTGCCGGCGCCGACCTTCACGGCGTCTACGGCGACGGCTTCCGCAAAGCGCTCTACGCCGCGCTGAGCGCGATCACCGCCGCGCCGGTGCCGGTGATCGCGGCGGTCAACGGCCCCGCCATCGGCGCCGGCACGCAGCTCGCGATCGCCTGCGATCTGCGCGTCGCCGACGGCACGGCGGTCTTCGCCGTCCCGACCGCGCGCAACGGCCTCGCCGTGGACCCCTGGACCGTCCGGCGGCTCGCGCTGCTCGCGGGCGGGGGACCGGCGCGGGCGCTGCTGCTCGGCGCGGACCGGCTCGACGCCGGGCGAGCGCACGCGTGCGGCCTGGCGGACCGGCTCGGGCCGGTCGCCGACGCGCTGGCGTGGGCCCGTGAGATCGCGGAGTTCGCGCCGTTGTCCCTGCGGTACGCCAAGACCGCGCTGGAGTCGCTGTTCGAGCCGCAGCCGGGGGAGCCGCGACTGGACGAGCTCTTCGAATCCTGCTGGAGCAGTGAGGATTTCGCCGAAAGCCGGCGTGCCCACGCCGAGAAGCGCGCCCCGCGGTTCCGAGGGCGCTGA